A region of the candidate division WOR-3 bacterium genome:
TTCTGAGCGAGACCTTCACCATCTTATCTATAAAAGGAATAAGGATTATGAGGCCTGGACCCTTTACACCAATTAGTCTTCCAAGCCTGAAGACAACGGCCCTTTCATACTCCCTTAAAATCCTGATCATTGAAAACAAAATGACCAGAACTAAAATAACTAAATACAGCCACATAAACACCTCCTACAACCTTTCCACCTTTACCATGTTTGTTGAACCCGGTTTTCCGAAGGGATAACCCGCAGTAATCACTGCCAGGTCTCCCTCCTTAGCAAGTTTACGTTTAAAAATTTCCAACTTGACCTTTCCTATTATCTCATCAAGATTTCTCATAAAATCCACTTTCAAAGGATAAATCCCATAAGATAAATTTAAAAACTCCCATACTGCAGGATCAGGTGTAGGTGCGATAATGGGAGCCAGGGGTCTCAAGGAAGAAAGTCTCAAGGCAGTTGCACCACTGGCAGTAGGTGTTATGATAATCCTCGCTTTTAGGGAATTGCAAAGTTCGAAGCTGCTACGAGCAATTTGCCACTCAACATCCTCTTTGTCCTTAAGATCCACTGGTAAACCTTCCCCCTTCCTTTTCCTGAATTTCTCTGCCTCCAATATTATTTCCTTCATCACCTTAACAGAATTCAATGGCCTTTTTGCTACTGCGGTTTCTTCCGATAGCATAAGGGCATCACTTCCATCAAGGACCGCATTGGCTATATCAGAAATTTCCGCCCTCGATGGTAGAGGACTAAAGAGTAAAGACCTTAGCATTTGGGTAGCAGTAATTACGGGTTTACCCTTTGCTCTTGTCTTTAATATAAGTTCTTTCTGAAGGATAGGAACTTTAGCGTAAGGGGTTTCGACCGCTAAGTCACCCCTTGCAATCATAATGCCATCGGCAGAATCCAGTATTTCATCAAAATTCACAACAGCTTCATAGCGTTCGATTTTTGCAATTATGTATCCATTAACACCTTCTTGTCTTAGAATATCCCTCGCCTTTTCAATATCTTCTCTTCCTCCCACGAAAGAGAGGGCAAAAAT
Encoded here:
- the pyk gene encoding pyruvate kinase, producing the protein MKLTKIVATVGPSISNESLMERLVINGVNAFRFNFSHGTYEEHLKKINWAKDLQNKGHNIAIFADLSGPKFRIGEIEGDRIVLKRGDEFILTTEKIVGNNRIVYAPLEDVIPHLRKGDTILLSDGTVELEVKKVTKNSIITKVRMGGEISSHKGTNIPNRMQGVSAITEKDIQDMKFAVSAGIRIFALSFVGGREDIEKARDILRQEGVNGYIIAKIERYEAVVNFDEILDSADGIMIARGDLAVETPYAKVPILQKELILKTRAKGKPVITATQMLRSLLFSPLPSRAEISDIANAVLDGSDALMLSEETAVAKRPLNSVKVMKEIILEAEKFRKRKGEGLPVDLKDKEDVEWQIARSSFELCNSLKARIIITPTASGATALRLSSLRPLAPIIAPTPDPAVWEFLNLSYGIYPLKVDFMRNLDEIIGKVKLEIFKRKLAKEGDLAVITAGYPFGKPGSTNMVKVERL